The Synechocystis sp. PCC 6714 genome includes the window CGCCAGAACCAGGGGAAAGGGGGCGCCCTCCGCACAGCCTTTGCCGCCGCCACCGGGGATGTGTTGATTATCCAAGATGCCGATCTAGAATACGACCCCGAAGATTGGGGCCCCATGTGGAAATTGATCGACGGAGGTTGGGCCGATGTGGTCTATGGTTCCCGTTTCTATGGCAATCCCCATCGAGTACTCTATTTCCATCACTATTTAGGCAATAAATTAATCACCAGTTTGATTGATTTAGTCTGTAATATTAACCTCAGCGACATTGAAGTTTGTTACAAAATGTTTCGGCGGGAAGTGTTAGAGGGCCTGCGCTTAACCTGTAGTGATTTCGGTTTTGAAGTTGAATTTACAATGAAGGTAACCCGATCGCCAAGGCGATGGAGAATTTATGAGGTGGGGGTGGCCTATTATGGTCGTACCTTTGCTGAAGGAAAAAAAATCAATTGGCGGGATGGGGTTAAAGCTTTGGGCTACATTGCCAAATTTTGGTTAACCAATGCTTAATGTTCGGCCATTTCTGCCCTCCGGAGGCACACCATGCACAGTAAATTCTGGTTCGAATTTCTCCAAGCTTTGCCCAGCATACCGGCGGAGACCAAGCCTTTGCTGGCGATCGTAGAAGCTAGTCCCGTAGCGGAAGAATTAATCATTGCCCAAGACCCCAATCAAACGTTAGGGGACAACAACTCCACCAATGGCGCCCTGGGAGGTTTATCTCCCCTGCTGTTTTTTCCTGTGGTGATTATTACGGTCATTTTTCTCATTTTAGTGACCGTTTTCCTTTACA containing:
- a CDS encoding glycosyltransferase family 2 protein, with translation MKLSVIIPIYNEIQTIEKILKKITGVLPQVSKEIVMVDDGSKDGTREWLVDTFGDPAQHPVLANLDLAGQFQCFPWGQPSQPKETNGDRQGNSFVMATEWEVKVIFHRQNQGKGGALRTAFAAATGDVLIIQDADLEYDPEDWGPMWKLIDGGWADVVYGSRFYGNPHRVLYFHHYLGNKLITSLIDLVCNINLSDIEVCYKMFRREVLEGLRLTCSDFGFEVEFTMKVTRSPRRWRIYEVGVAYYGRTFAEGKKINWRDGVKALGYIAKFWLTNA